The Gammaproteobacteria bacterium genome has a segment encoding these proteins:
- the hflX gene encoding GTPase HflX — protein MFERPERGECAVLVHVGTGRSSPPEEQQEFEALALAAGAEVAAGLSAPLRVKNPRYLIGTGKLAELKSLVNATAAELVLVDHHLSAAQERNLEKELERRVVDRAGLILDIFAQRARTFEGKLQVELAQLEHLSTRLVRGWSHLERQKGGIGLRGPGETQLETDRRLLAKRIRQLQERLHRVARHRDLSRQQRRRHEVPVVSLVGYTNAGKSTLFNRLTDAGAVVADQLFATLDPTLRSVGLPDGRRIVIADTVGFIRDLPHELIAAFHSTLEETREARLLLHVVDAADSAHAERIEQVEQVLAQIGAASLPMIRVFNKADILQTQPRVDRTDTGMPSRVWLSAATGAGIGLLMDSIAEYLHRDVVRGMVRLTAAEARLRAAIYRHAGVRSERLLEDGGWEIDLEMDRAEFLDLQRSDGVRLVPVHEQAGGASSLAGRSGRPAWRCF, from the coding sequence TTGTTTGAGAGGCCGGAGCGCGGCGAATGCGCCGTGCTCGTGCATGTCGGTACCGGCAGGAGTTCTCCGCCGGAAGAACAACAGGAATTCGAGGCTCTGGCGCTGGCAGCCGGCGCCGAAGTGGCGGCCGGCCTGAGCGCGCCCCTGCGCGTCAAGAATCCGCGCTACCTGATCGGTACCGGGAAACTCGCGGAACTGAAGAGCCTGGTCAATGCGACCGCGGCCGAGCTGGTCCTGGTGGACCATCATCTGTCGGCCGCGCAGGAGCGCAATCTGGAAAAGGAGTTGGAGCGCCGGGTCGTGGACCGTGCGGGCCTCATCCTCGACATCTTTGCGCAGCGGGCGCGCACCTTCGAGGGCAAGCTGCAGGTGGAGTTAGCCCAGCTCGAACATCTTTCCACGCGCCTGGTGCGCGGCTGGTCACACCTGGAGCGGCAGAAGGGCGGCATCGGCCTTCGTGGCCCGGGCGAGACGCAGCTCGAAACGGATCGTCGCCTCCTGGCGAAGCGAATCCGCCAACTGCAGGAGCGCCTGCATCGGGTTGCCCGCCACCGCGACCTCTCGCGCCAGCAGCGGCGGAGGCACGAGGTGCCGGTGGTCTCGCTGGTCGGCTATACCAACGCCGGCAAGTCGACGCTCTTCAACCGGCTCACCGACGCTGGTGCCGTCGTGGCGGACCAGTTGTTTGCCACCCTCGACCCGACCCTGCGTTCCGTCGGCCTGCCGGACGGCAGACGGATCGTCATTGCCGATACGGTGGGATTCATCCGTGATCTGCCGCATGAACTGATCGCCGCATTTCACTCGACCCTCGAGGAGACTCGCGAGGCGCGCCTGCTGCTGCACGTGGTGGACGCCGCCGACAGCGCGCATGCCGAGCGGATCGAGCAGGTCGAGCAGGTCCTGGCGCAGATCGGTGCCGCAAGCCTGCCGATGATTCGCGTCTTTAACAAGGCTGATATACTGCAGACGCAGCCGCGCGTAGACCGAACGGACACCGGCATGCCGTCGCGTGTCTGGCTTTCTGCAGCTACCGGAGCCGGCATCGGCTTGTTGATGGATAGCATTGCGGAGTATCTGCATCGTGACGTGGTGCGCGGGATGGTCCGCCTGACGGCTGCCGAAGCCAGGTTGCGGGCGGCCATATACCGGCACGCCGGGGTCCGCAGTGAGCGCCTCCTCGAAGACGGGGGCTGGGAGATCGATCTGGAGATGGACCGCGCGGAGTTCCTGGACCTGCAGCGAAGCGATGGCGTTCGACTAGTGCCGGTGCATGAGCAGGCGGGCGGAGCGAGTTCGCTGGCGGGTCGGTCCGGACGCCCGGCCTGGAGATGTTTTTAA
- the miaA gene encoding tRNA (adenosine(37)-N6)-dimethylallyltransferase MiaA, producing MDAERTPEDTAQEAGPLAVCLYGPTGVGKTALALSLAAQLPVEIIGVDSAMVYRHMDVGTAKPGPRERAAVPHHLVDIRDPWEAYSAGEFRADALRLIPEICGRGRLPLLVGGTMLYFRALWRGLAPLPQADPATRREIADTAGRQGWKALHEELARIDPQAAGRINPSDRQRIGRALEVFRLTGRPISTLQAVAGRTTGVRFLRIALWPADRAQLYRALDERLHAMLQAGFLDEVRTLRGLALMSCDRPAMRAVGYRQLWQHLAGESDLAEAGRQAAVATRRLAKRQLTWMRAESANLDLAVPADDAAARIAGLLTRSGVSRQTLRCNMMDAP from the coding sequence GTGGACGCTGAGCGGACGCCCGAAGACACGGCGCAGGAGGCCGGGCCTCTGGCGGTCTGTCTCTATGGGCCGACCGGGGTTGGGAAGACCGCTCTGGCACTGAGTCTGGCCGCGCAGTTGCCGGTCGAGATCATCGGGGTGGACTCGGCCATGGTCTACCGGCACATGGATGTCGGGACTGCGAAGCCCGGTCCGCGCGAGCGTGCAGCGGTTCCTCACCATCTTGTCGACATACGCGATCCGTGGGAGGCGTATTCGGCAGGGGAGTTTCGCGCGGATGCGCTGCGCCTGATTCCGGAGATCTGCGGACGCGGTCGGTTGCCGCTGCTGGTCGGCGGAACGATGCTGTACTTTCGCGCGTTGTGGCGCGGCCTCGCGCCATTGCCGCAAGCCGACCCGGCGACACGGCGGGAGATCGCCGACACGGCCGGCCGGCAAGGCTGGAAGGCGCTGCACGAGGAACTTGCCCGCATCGACCCGCAGGCCGCCGGCCGCATCAATCCATCGGATCGCCAGCGGATCGGGCGTGCACTTGAGGTCTTTCGCCTCACGGGCCGCCCGATCTCGACGCTGCAGGCTGTGGCCGGGCGGACGACCGGCGTGCGTTTTCTGCGTATCGCCCTCTGGCCGGCAGACCGCGCGCAACTGTACCGGGCTCTCGATGAGCGGCTGCATGCGATGCTGCAGGCGGGTTTCCTGGATGAAGTGCGGACGCTGCGCGGGCTGGCACTTATGTCGTGCGACCGCCCCGCGATGCGTGCCGTCGGCTATCGGCAGCTGTGGCAACATCTCGCCGGCGAGTCGGATCTCGCGGAGGCCGGGCGCCAGGCCGCGGTCGCGACGCGTCGGTTGGCGAAGCGTCAACTCACGTGGATGCGGGCGGAGTCGGCCAACCTCGACCTGGCGGTACCCGCCGATGATGCTGCTGCGCGGATAGCCGGACTCCTGACCCGTTCGGGGGTGTCGCGTCAGACCCTGCGATGCAATATGATGGACGCGCCATAA
- a CDS encoding NAD(P)H-hydrate dehydratase: MARQSSFIYTPEQVREIDRIAIEDLGIPGYELMSRAGRAVFALGRARFPQAHRWLVLCGAGNNAGDGYVVARLALAAGLAVTVAALSDPRRLQGDAARAWRDFAGAGGEIVQFTANLLGDAELVIDALLGTGLGRTLEGPYLHAVECMHTASAPVLAVDVPSGLCARTGRVLGAAVRAALTVTFIGRKQGLYLGAGPEYTGEVEFADLGVPLERVSHVPPALRLFDDEDCARVLPRRARTAHKGDFGHVLVIGGNEGMPGAVRLAGEAALRAGAGLVSIATRAEHAAIIAGSRPELMCRGVRDPADLEPLLARASVVAIGPGLGQDEWARGLFARVIAIDQPLVMDADALNLLAGQPGPRPGWILTPHPGEAARLLRGQTSTIQSDRLQALADLGARFGGVCLLKGRCTLVGQPGELPYVIDGGNPGMASAGMGDVLTGLVAGITAQHRAPGLLQAAACAAFVHARAGDDVARAAGERGLLAGDLLARLRPWLNPTA; this comes from the coding sequence ATGGCGCGTCAATCCAGCTTCATCTATACGCCCGAGCAGGTGCGCGAGATCGATCGCATCGCCATCGAGGATCTCGGCATTCCGGGCTATGAGCTGATGAGCCGCGCCGGGCGCGCGGTGTTCGCTCTCGGCCGGGCACGTTTTCCGCAGGCACACCGCTGGCTGGTTCTTTGTGGCGCGGGAAACAACGCCGGCGATGGCTACGTCGTCGCGCGTCTTGCGCTTGCGGCCGGCCTTGCCGTCACCGTGGCGGCCTTGTCGGACCCGCGACGCCTGCAGGGCGATGCCGCTCGGGCCTGGCGCGATTTTGCGGGCGCCGGCGGCGAGATCGTGCAGTTCACCGCAAATTTGCTCGGCGACGCGGAACTGGTGATCGATGCCTTGCTCGGTACCGGCCTCGGTCGGACCCTGGAGGGCCCGTACCTGCACGCCGTCGAGTGCATGCACACGGCCAGTGCGCCGGTCCTGGCGGTGGATGTTCCGAGCGGGCTGTGTGCCCGCACCGGCCGCGTCCTTGGGGCGGCGGTCCGCGCCGCACTCACCGTGACGTTCATCGGCCGCAAGCAGGGGCTTTATCTCGGCGCCGGCCCTGAGTACACCGGCGAAGTGGAGTTTGCCGACCTGGGAGTGCCGCTCGAGCGGGTCAGTCATGTGCCACCGGCGCTGCGCCTGTTCGATGACGAGGATTGTGCACGCGTCCTGCCACGGCGCGCGCGCACCGCGCACAAGGGCGATTTCGGGCATGTGCTCGTCATCGGCGGCAACGAGGGCATGCCAGGTGCCGTGCGACTGGCCGGCGAAGCGGCGCTGCGTGCCGGCGCCGGCCTGGTCAGCATCGCGACCCGGGCGGAGCACGCGGCAATCATCGCCGGATCGCGGCCGGAACTGATGTGCCGCGGTGTGCGCGATCCGGCCGATCTCGAGCCGCTGCTGGCACGGGCGAGCGTGGTCGCCATCGGTCCGGGACTCGGGCAGGACGAGTGGGCCCGAGGTTTGTTCGCGCGGGTCATCGCGATCGATCAACCGCTGGTCATGGATGCCGATGCGCTGAACCTGCTCGCCGGGCAACCCGGCCCGCGGCCGGGATGGATCCTGACGCCGCACCCCGGTGAGGCGGCGCGGTTGTTGCGCGGCCAGACCTCGACCATCCAATCGGACCGTCTGCAGGCGCTCGCCGATCTCGGCGCACGATTCGGCGGGGTGTGCCTGCTGAAGGGTCGCTGCACACTCGTTGGTCAGCCGGGTGAACTGCCCTACGTCATCGATGGCGGCAATCCCGGGATGGCGTCGGCGGGCATGGGTGATGTGCTCACCGGCCTGGTTGCCGGCATCACGGCGCAGCATCGGGCGCCAGGCCTGCTGCAGGCTGCGGCCTGTGCGGCATTCGTGCATGCCAGGGCCGGGGACGATGTTGCACGCGCCGCGGGCGAGCGCGGCCTGCTGGCCGGCGATCTGCTGGCGCGACTACGCCCATGGCTGAATCCGACTGCCTGA
- the panC gene encoding pantoate--beta-alanine ligase, producing MITLHEVGSVRRAVARWTGAGERVALVPTLGNLHAGHMSLMRLARRHAQRVVASIFVNPVQFGPGEDFEKYPRTLAADRRALRAAAVDAVFAPAVGAVYPGGIPADTLVSVPGLAQELCGAFRPVHFDGVVAVVLRLLNIVGPDIAVFGEKDYQQLVIVRHMVADLHVPVRIVAGRTVREPDGLAMSSRNHYLSEAERRLAPELFRTLRGCRERLQAGDRNFRAVERAAVRELGRAGFRPDYVAVRDARMLGRPTAESSRLRVLAAAWLGRARLIDNVAVTLR from the coding sequence GTGATCACTCTGCATGAGGTTGGTTCGGTGCGGCGCGCCGTAGCCCGATGGACGGGCGCGGGTGAGCGGGTTGCGCTCGTGCCCACCCTGGGCAACCTGCATGCGGGCCACATGAGCCTCATGCGACTGGCCCGGCGCCACGCGCAGCGCGTCGTGGCCAGCATCTTCGTCAATCCCGTCCAGTTCGGCCCGGGCGAGGATTTCGAGAAGTATCCGCGCACGCTCGCTGCCGATCGGCGTGCGCTGCGGGCCGCCGCGGTGGACGCGGTTTTCGCGCCGGCGGTCGGCGCCGTCTATCCTGGCGGTATCCCGGCGGACACGCTCGTGTCGGTTCCAGGCCTGGCGCAGGAGCTTTGCGGCGCTTTCCGTCCGGTGCATTTCGATGGTGTCGTCGCCGTCGTGCTGCGGCTGCTGAACATCGTCGGTCCGGACATCGCCGTGTTCGGCGAGAAGGACTATCAGCAACTGGTCATCGTGCGACACATGGTCGCCGACCTGCATGTACCCGTGCGCATCGTTGCCGGCCGAACCGTGCGCGAGCCCGACGGACTGGCGATGAGTTCGCGCAATCACTACCTGAGCGAGGCGGAGCGACGGCTCGCTCCGGAACTGTTCCGCACGTTGCGCGGCTGTCGGGAGCGCCTGCAGGCCGGTGACCGAAATTTTCGCGCCGTCGAGCGCGCGGCGGTGCGCGAACTCGGGCGGGCGGGTTTCCGGCCCGATTACGTTGCGGTGCGCGATGCGCGCATGCTTGGCCGCCCCACCGCCGAATCAAGCCGGCTGCGGGTGCTCGCCGCGGCGTGGCTGGGCCGCGCCCGGCTGATCGACAACGTCGCCGTGACGCTGCGCTGA
- the queG gene encoding tRNA epoxyqueuosine(34) reductase QueG: MRPIILTGPNQPTRGTVDALAAANLAERIRHWGQELGFQQLGIARPDLSTASARLRAWLAQDYHGDMQWLASRAALREQPADLVPGTIRVISARMDYWRDDAYPAERLGTEGARAWISRYALGRDYHKLVRSRLKRLAERIDAGAGGCGYRVFVDSAPVMEKPLAQQAGLGWIGKHTNLINRNAGSWFFLGEIFTDLPLPVDPPAADHCGSCQRCIEVCPTGAIVAPYVLDARRCISYLTIENRGPIPEPLRAAIGNRVFGCDDCQLHCPWNKFARPSPEGDFAPRHRLDREALARLFLWGEDEWRHRTEGSALRRAGYPGWLRNLAVALGNAPSDAEVRAALEAREQHADEMVREHVRWALARHRERDS; this comes from the coding sequence ATGCGGCCGATTATACTGACCGGCCCCAATCAACCCACGCGAGGCACCGTGGACGCTCTGGCCGCAGCGAACCTGGCCGAACGCATCCGGCACTGGGGTCAAGAACTCGGTTTCCAGCAACTCGGTATCGCCCGGCCGGATCTCTCGACGGCCAGCGCAAGGCTGCGTGCGTGGCTCGCGCAGGATTATCACGGCGACATGCAGTGGCTGGCGTCGCGAGCCGCGTTGCGCGAACAACCGGCCGATCTCGTCCCGGGAACCATCCGGGTCATTTCCGCGCGCATGGACTACTGGCGCGATGACGCCTATCCGGCCGAGCGCCTGGGCACGGAAGGCGCGCGGGCCTGGATATCGCGCTACGCGCTCGGTCGCGACTACCACAAGCTCGTGCGCTCGCGACTGAAACGACTGGCCGAGCGCATCGACGCCGGCGCAGGCGGCTGCGGTTACCGCGTCTTCGTCGATAGCGCCCCGGTCATGGAAAAGCCGCTTGCCCAGCAGGCCGGCCTCGGCTGGATCGGCAAGCACACCAACCTCATCAACCGGAATGCCGGATCCTGGTTCTTTCTCGGCGAGATCTTCACCGACCTCCCGCTGCCGGTCGATCCGCCGGCCGCCGACCACTGCGGCAGTTGTCAGCGCTGCATCGAAGTCTGCCCGACCGGCGCAATCGTGGCGCCGTACGTGCTCGACGCAAGGCGTTGCATCTCCTACCTGACCATCGAGAATCGCGGTCCGATTCCCGAGCCACTGCGTGCAGCCATCGGCAACCGCGTGTTCGGCTGCGACGATTGCCAGCTCCATTGCCCGTGGAACAAATTCGCGCGCCCCTCGCCCGAAGGCGATTTCGCGCCACGCCATCGGCTGGACCGTGAGGCTTTGGCGCGGCTATTCCTCTGGGGCGAGGACGAGTGGCGACACCGGACCGAAGGCAGCGCGCTGCGCCGTGCCGGCTACCCGGGCTGGTTACGCAATCTCGCGGTCGCCCTGGGCAATGCGCCCTCCGACGCCGAAGTACGCGCCGCGCTCGAAGCGCGGGAACAGCATGCGGATGAGATGGTGCGCGAACACGTCCGATGGGCGCTGGCGCGTCACCGCGAGCGGGACTCTTAA
- the panB gene encoding 3-methyl-2-oxobutanoate hydroxymethyltransferase: MPQPPVNVSILRTMKAERQPIACVTAYDASFAGIVDEAGADLVLVGDSLGMVVQGHDTTVPVTVADIIYHTRVVARGLRRAFLMADMPFMSYTNPTQALENAVRLMQEGGAMMVKLEGGVGQIGIVEHLARHDIPVCAHVGLKPQSVHKLGGFRVQGRETSQARQMVDDSVALERAGADIVLLECVPSEVGRAVRDALSVPVIGIGAGPHVDGQILVLYDLLGITRGRLPRFVKNFMQGAPSVAAACEAYVRAVRERSYPAPEHCFS; this comes from the coding sequence ATGCCGCAGCCGCCGGTCAATGTATCGATACTGCGGACCATGAAGGCGGAACGCCAGCCAATTGCCTGCGTGACCGCATACGATGCGAGTTTCGCCGGCATCGTCGACGAAGCCGGCGCGGATCTGGTGCTGGTCGGCGATTCGCTCGGCATGGTCGTGCAGGGCCACGACACGACCGTACCGGTCACCGTGGCAGACATCATCTATCACACGCGCGTGGTGGCCCGTGGCCTGCGGCGGGCGTTTCTCATGGCGGACATGCCGTTCATGAGCTACACCAACCCGACCCAGGCGCTGGAGAACGCGGTCCGCCTCATGCAGGAAGGCGGCGCGATGATGGTCAAGCTGGAGGGTGGCGTCGGCCAGATCGGCATCGTCGAGCACCTGGCAAGACACGATATCCCGGTATGTGCCCATGTCGGCCTGAAGCCGCAGTCGGTCCACAAGCTTGGCGGGTTCCGCGTGCAGGGACGCGAAACGTCCCAGGCGCGCCAGATGGTCGATGATTCCGTGGCGCTCGAGCGCGCCGGTGCGGACATCGTGCTGCTCGAGTGCGTGCCGAGCGAGGTGGGCAGGGCGGTGCGCGATGCTCTGTCCGTGCCGGTAATCGGCATCGGCGCCGGACCGCATGTCGATGGCCAGATTCTGGTCCTCTACGATTTGCTGGGCATCACCCGCGGCCGGCTCCCCCGTTTCGTGAAGAACTTTATGCAGGGCGCACCTTCCGTGGCAGCCGCCTGCGAGGCCTACGTCCGCGCTGTGCGGGAACGCAGCTATCCCGCTCCTGAGCACTGCTTCTCCTGA
- the tsaE gene encoding tRNA (adenosine(37)-N6)-threonylcarbamoyltransferase complex ATPase subunit type 1 TsaE, with product MAESDCLILADASATEEQGRRLGAALLAVRPRELIVFLEGDLGAGKTTLVRGFLRALGHRGRVPSPTYTLIEPYEVAGFRVCHIDLYRIRAPAEVDGLGLADQLGPGSVALIEWPERGAGELPLADIRLCLEIAADGRLLQRLGTSEIGRSVLAHAA from the coding sequence ATGGCTGAATCCGACTGCCTGATCCTCGCCGATGCCAGCGCCACCGAGGAACAGGGGCGACGCCTCGGCGCTGCATTGCTCGCCGTGCGGCCGCGCGAGTTGATCGTCTTTCTGGAAGGGGATCTCGGCGCCGGCAAGACGACCCTGGTGCGGGGTTTTCTCAGGGCTCTCGGGCACCGCGGCCGGGTTCCCAGCCCGACCTATACCCTGATCGAGCCCTACGAGGTGGCGGGTTTTCGCGTCTGTCACATCGACCTGTACCGGATCCGGGCGCCGGCCGAAGTGGACGGGCTCGGACTCGCCGATCAGCTGGGGCCGGGCTCGGTGGCGCTCATCGAGTGGCCGGAGCGCGGTGCCGGCGAACTGCCGCTAGCCGATATCCGCCTGTGCCTGGAGATCGCCGCTGACGGCCGCTTGCTCCAGCGGCTGGGTACTTCGGAAATCGGCCGTTCGGTGCTGGCCCACGCCGCGTAG
- the mutL gene encoding DNA mismatch repair endonuclease MutL, which produces MPIRELPPQLINQIAAGEVVERPASVVKELVENSLDAGARRVEVEIEAGGTRLIRVRDDGVGIERDELRLALARHATSKIESLEDLSRIGSLGFRGEALPSIASVSRLRLTSRTGGASGAFTVSSEGGDPTPPAPAAHPPGTTIEVRDIFFNTPARRRFLRSERTELQHLQGIVARLSLSRFSAGFRFTSNRRTVLDLPAATSRDQQEQRVGQIAGVEFLEHALFVERELPGLALRGWIARPTFSRSQPDLQHFFLNGRAIRDRLVTQAVRLAFQDVLYHGRFPAFVLYLEMDPGAVDVNAHPAKQEVRFRDPGTVRDFLRRSVEAALAETRPGSVAQSPGQRHTSGPGYRPAAMFPAAAAGVRDPLADYQALVAGGGPDVVPADEPDPYPLGHALAQLHGVFILAQAHDGLVVVDAHAAHERVTYERLKAQLREGGVPSQPLLLPESVQVTQAQAQLVEQHGATLASLGLSVECAGADRVLVRAVPAMLYGSDLGKLLRDILSDWSEQDSSRRLEHAVDAVLSTVACHAAVRANRQLTVPEMNALLRAMEATQRSDQCSHGRPTWTRLSLQDLDRLFLRGR; this is translated from the coding sequence ATGCCGATCCGCGAGTTGCCGCCGCAATTGATCAACCAGATTGCCGCCGGCGAGGTGGTCGAGCGGCCCGCTTCGGTCGTCAAGGAACTGGTAGAAAACAGCCTCGATGCCGGCGCGAGGCGCGTCGAGGTGGAGATCGAGGCGGGCGGTACGCGGCTGATCCGGGTCCGTGACGATGGCGTCGGCATCGAACGCGACGAGTTGCGTCTCGCGCTGGCCCGCCATGCGACCAGCAAGATCGAGAGCCTCGAGGATCTCTCCCGTATCGGGTCGCTGGGTTTTCGCGGTGAGGCGCTGCCGAGCATTGCATCGGTCTCGCGGCTCCGGTTGACCTCGCGGACCGGAGGTGCCTCCGGCGCCTTCACCGTGTCGAGCGAGGGCGGCGATCCGACGCCGCCGGCTCCCGCGGCGCATCCGCCGGGCACGACGATCGAGGTCCGGGACATTTTTTTCAATACGCCGGCCCGGCGGCGTTTCCTGCGTTCGGAACGTACTGAACTGCAGCACCTGCAGGGGATCGTGGCGCGACTCTCGCTGAGCCGGTTCTCCGCGGGGTTCCGCTTCACCAGCAACCGCCGCACCGTGCTCGACCTGCCGGCGGCGACCAGCCGGGACCAGCAGGAGCAACGCGTGGGGCAGATTGCAGGCGTGGAGTTTCTCGAGCACGCGCTCTTCGTCGAGCGCGAGTTGCCGGGGCTGGCACTGCGCGGCTGGATCGCGCGCCCGACCTTCTCGCGCAGCCAGCCTGACCTGCAGCATTTTTTCCTGAACGGCCGTGCCATACGCGACCGGCTCGTGACCCAGGCCGTGCGGCTTGCATTCCAGGATGTGCTCTACCACGGTCGATTTCCGGCATTCGTCCTGTACCTGGAGATGGACCCCGGCGCGGTCGACGTGAATGCCCACCCGGCCAAGCAGGAGGTGCGTTTTCGCGACCCCGGCACGGTGCGGGATTTCCTGCGGCGGAGCGTTGAGGCGGCACTGGCCGAAACCCGTCCCGGATCCGTCGCACAGTCGCCGGGCCAGCGCCATACGAGTGGACCGGGATACCGCCCCGCTGCCATGTTTCCGGCCGCCGCGGCCGGTGTGCGAGACCCGCTCGCCGACTACCAGGCACTGGTGGCCGGTGGCGGGCCGGATGTCGTGCCGGCGGATGAGCCGGATCCGTACCCGCTCGGGCACGCCCTGGCGCAGTTGCATGGCGTTTTCATCCTGGCCCAGGCGCATGACGGCCTGGTCGTCGTCGATGCTCATGCCGCGCACGAACGGGTGACCTACGAACGGCTGAAAGCGCAGTTGCGAGAGGGTGGCGTTCCGTCCCAGCCGCTGTTGCTCCCCGAGTCCGTGCAGGTCACGCAGGCGCAAGCGCAGCTGGTCGAGCAGCACGGGGCGACGCTCGCGTCCCTCGGTTTGAGTGTCGAGTGTGCGGGTGCCGACCGGGTCCTGGTGCGGGCCGTCCCCGCCATGCTGTACGGGAGTGACCTCGGAAAACTGCTACGCGACATTCTTTCTGACTGGTCCGAGCAGGACTCGAGCCGGCGACTCGAACACGCGGTGGACGCGGTGCTGTCGACGGTGGCCTGCCATGCCGCGGTCAGGGCGAACCGGCAACTGACGGTGCCGGAGATGAACGCGTTGCTGCGCGCGATGGAGGCGACGCAGCGCTCTGACCAGTGCAGCCATGGACGGCCGACCTGGACACGGCTGTCATTGCAGGATCTCGACCGGCTGTTTTTGCGTGGACGCTGA
- a CDS encoding N-acetylmuramoyl-L-alanine amidase, producing MRQVRQWLGVLVVLLGVDVAHAAAARVEQLRIDAAGAETRLTLLLSDPRPYQMFTLSDPDRLVLDIARAHLASSALPLPGGAGVIRQLRVANRPDGSVRVVLDLSARAEPQGVMRQASGAAATEITIDLATARRPAVPAPSVISALVPAAEMTAPATPLAAMPEPHVAGQSAGAPPAVESSAPAGQMAVAPAEAAASEPAPLAREAVAVVDGGRVVAEAAPAVARESAPIGRDLIIAVDAGHGGKDPGAHGPRGVREKDVTLLISRLLAERIDAEPGMRGVLTRKRDEFVPLRERMERARAAKADLFVSIHADAVHNRGVRGASVYVLNEKGATDEAARRLAARENAADLIGGVSLGIKDRTLASVLLDLSQNASLGSSIEVADSILAEMARVGTVRKPRVMQAPFMVLKSPDVPSVLIETAYISNPDEERRLNSHAYRERLAGAVLAGIRDYFYRNPPQGTLVAELSRRQRGGAVTHVTQRGESLAEIASRYNTSVRRIRDANQLKSDRIVVGQVLRIPATRDS from the coding sequence ATGCGGCAAGTCCGGCAATGGCTGGGGGTTTTGGTCGTGCTCTTGGGCGTCGATGTCGCTCATGCGGCGGCCGCCCGTGTCGAGCAGCTGCGGATCGATGCGGCTGGTGCCGAGACCCGCCTGACGCTGCTCCTGAGCGACCCGCGCCCCTATCAGATGTTCACCCTGTCGGATCCCGATCGCCTCGTGCTCGACATCGCGCGGGCGCATCTGGCTTCCTCGGCGCTGCCGTTGCCCGGCGGCGCAGGCGTCATTCGTCAGCTGCGGGTCGCCAATCGGCCCGACGGTTCGGTCCGGGTGGTACTCGACCTGTCGGCACGGGCCGAGCCGCAGGGCGTCATGCGCCAGGCGAGCGGGGCCGCAGCGACCGAGATTACGATTGATCTCGCGACGGCACGGCGGCCTGCCGTTCCGGCGCCGTCCGTGATCAGCGCACTGGTGCCGGCCGCGGAAATGACGGCACCTGCGACGCCGCTGGCGGCGATGCCGGAGCCGCACGTGGCGGGCCAATCCGCAGGAGCGCCACCGGCGGTCGAATCCAGCGCGCCAGCAGGGCAGATGGCGGTGGCACCTGCCGAAGCCGCTGCCAGCGAGCCCGCCCCGCTCGCGCGGGAAGCCGTGGCTGTGGTGGATGGCGGGCGAGTCGTGGCGGAGGCGGCGCCAGCAGTTGCCAGGGAATCAGCGCCGATCGGTCGCGACCTGATCATTGCGGTGGATGCCGGGCACGGTGGCAAGGATCCCGGCGCGCACGGACCGCGTGGAGTGCGCGAGAAAGACGTCACCCTGCTGATCTCGCGGCTGCTCGCCGAGCGCATTGACGCGGAGCCCGGCATGAGGGGCGTGCTGACCCGCAAGCGCGACGAGTTCGTGCCGCTGCGGGAGCGGATGGAACGGGCGCGCGCCGCCAAAGCCGACCTGTTCGTATCCATTCACGCCGACGCCGTCCACAATCGCGGCGTGCGCGGCGCCTCGGTCTATGTGCTCAACGAAAAAGGGGCGACTGACGAGGCCGCTCGCCGCCTGGCGGCGCGCGAGAACGCCGCCGACCTGATTGGCGGCGTATCGCTCGGCATCAAGGACCGCACGCTTGCCTCGGTGCTGCTTGACCTGTCGCAGAATGCCTCGCTCGGTTCCAGCATCGAAGTCGCCGACTCCATCCTGGCCGAAATGGCGCGGGTCGGGACCGTGCGCAAGCCGCGGGTGATGCAGGCGCCCTTCATGGTGCTGAAATCGCCGGATGTGCCGTCGGTACTGATCGAGACGGCCTACATTTCCAACCCCGACGAAGAACGACGCCTGAACAGCCACGCCTACCGCGAGCGCCTGGCTGGCGCGGTCCTCGCCGGCATCCGCGATTACTTCTACCGTAATCCGCCGCAAGGCACTCTCGTGGCCGAGTTGAGCCGGCGCCAGCGAGGCGGTGCGGTGACTCACGTGACGCAGCGCGGGGAATCGCTGGCGGAGATCGCCAGCCGATACAACACCAGCGTCCGGCGCATCCGCGATGCCAACCAGCTCAAAAGCGACCGTATCGTGGTCGGACAGGTCCTGCGGATTCCCGCCACCCGGGACAGCTGA
- the hfq gene encoding RNA chaperone Hfq: protein MSKGQVLQDPFLNALRKEKIPVSIYLVNGIKLQGTIESFDQFVVLLKNSVSQMVYKHAISTVVPARNVRVGSDDEEEGN, encoded by the coding sequence ATGTCCAAGGGGCAGGTTCTGCAGGATCCGTTCCTCAATGCCTTGCGCAAGGAAAAGATTCCGGTATCCATCTACCTGGTAAACGGCATCAAGCTGCAGGGAACCATAGAGTCGTTCGATCAGTTCGTGGTACTGCTGAAGAACAGCGTCAGCCAGATGGTGTACAAGCACGCAATCTCCACGGTGGTGCCGGCTCGCAATGTACGCGTCGGTTCCGATGACGAAGAGGAAGGTAACTGA